A region of Candidatus Methylomirabilota bacterium DNA encodes the following proteins:
- a CDS encoding 2-hydroxyacid dehydrogenase: MATKILFAPKQADAVMEIARSLTPPGFELVVAEPGTPEFYEAAPTAEFYLGLARQMGGEFFRSATKMRLVQLISAGYDHVDIEAARKAKVPVANNGGANAIAVAEHTIMLMLAVLKRVVRFHNDVVAGKWRAGNPAESRIYELAGKTLGIVGLGNIGKKVARRAAAFDMAVQYYDIARLTEDQEDAIGARFVLLEELLRTSDVVSLHVPLTDSTRRLLGARELGMMKRSAIVINTCRGPVVDEDALHRALTQGQIAGAGLDVFVEEPPKPSHPLFALPNVTLTPHSAGPTWENWTARFRNGFDNIQRVAAGDKPRWVIPELA, encoded by the coding sequence ATGGCGACCAAGATCCTCTTCGCACCCAAGCAGGCCGACGCGGTCATGGAGATCGCGCGGAGCCTGACGCCGCCCGGCTTCGAGCTGGTGGTGGCGGAACCCGGCACGCCCGAGTTCTACGAGGCGGCCCCCACGGCAGAGTTCTACCTTGGTCTCGCGCGCCAGATGGGCGGCGAGTTCTTCCGGTCGGCGACGAAAATGCGGCTGGTCCAGCTCATCAGCGCGGGGTACGACCACGTCGATATCGAAGCGGCCCGGAAGGCGAAGGTGCCCGTCGCGAACAACGGCGGCGCCAACGCCATCGCCGTGGCCGAGCACACGATCATGCTCATGCTGGCCGTCCTGAAGCGGGTCGTCCGCTTCCACAACGACGTCGTAGCGGGGAAGTGGCGCGCGGGCAACCCGGCCGAGTCGCGCATCTACGAGCTGGCGGGCAAGACGCTCGGCATCGTCGGCCTCGGCAACATCGGCAAGAAGGTCGCCCGCCGGGCGGCGGCGTTCGACATGGCCGTCCAGTACTACGACATCGCCCGCCTCACCGAGGACCAGGAGGACGCCATAGGCGCCCGCTTCGTCCTCCTCGAAGAGCTCCTGCGCACCTCGGACGTCGTGAGCCTCCACGTGCCGCTGACGGACTCGACGCGCAGGCTTCTCGGAGCGCGCGAGCTCGGGATGATGAAGCGGAGCGCGATCGTCATCAACACCTGCCGCGGGCCCGTGGTGGACGAAGACGCGCTGCATCGCGCGCTCACGCAGGGACAGATCGCAGGCGCCGGGCTCGACGTGTTCGTCGAGGAGCCTCCCAAGCCGAGCCATCCACTCTTCGCGCTGCCGAACGTCACGCTCACGCCGCACTCGGCCGGGCCGACCTGGGAGAACTGGACCGCGCGCTTCCGCAACGGCTTCGACAACATCCAGCGCGTCGCCGCCGGCGACAAACCGCGCTGGGTCATCCCGGAGCTCGCCTAA
- a CDS encoding VOC family protein, with protein MSSQDSSTPPAPKEAQPPVGVNHLVLNVRNLEESHRFWTEIMGFRQVAELKPRPGRPPMKMRFYSGLRDGDVTHHDLALMEVPTSAGPGPDPESWSLTPSRIGMNHVAIAWPDRESWLKQLAFLRSKGVRFHLRINHGMTHSAYISDPDGYGIEVLYELPREIWHGDIDAAQNFAERLPTEGEETMIDTVDNPVFGRERR; from the coding sequence ATGTCGAGCCAGGACAGCAGCACTCCGCCCGCACCGAAAGAGGCCCAGCCACCGGTCGGTGTCAACCACCTCGTCCTGAACGTACGCAACCTGGAGGAGTCTCACCGATTCTGGACCGAGATCATGGGCTTCCGCCAGGTCGCCGAGCTCAAACCCAGGCCCGGCCGGCCTCCCATGAAGATGCGGTTCTACAGCGGGCTGCGCGATGGAGACGTGACCCACCATGACCTCGCGTTGATGGAAGTCCCGACATCGGCGGGGCCTGGCCCGGATCCCGAGTCCTGGAGCCTTACCCCATCTCGCATCGGGATGAACCACGTGGCGATCGCCTGGCCGGACCGGGAGTCGTGGCTCAAGCAGCTCGCGTTCCTTCGAAGCAAAGGCGTGCGGTTTCATCTCCGCATCAACCATGGCATGACCCACAGCGCCTACATCTCGGACCCCGACGGCTACGGCATCGAGGTGCTCTACGAGTTGCCGCGGGAGATCTGGCACGGTGACATCGATGCGGCTCAGAACTTCGCGGAGCGGCTGCCGACCGAAGGTGAGGAGACCATGATCGATACGGTGGACAATCCCGTGTTCGGCCGAGAGCGTAGATAA